From the Girardinichthys multiradiatus isolate DD_20200921_A chromosome 22, DD_fGirMul_XY1, whole genome shotgun sequence genome, one window contains:
- the LOC124859539 gene encoding mini-chromosome maintenance complex-binding protein isoform X1, whose amino-acid sequence MPSTHDWINEPLGVVEGMFAASQNGQSSGWEAKAVEFFKEQLKEKEAQTLVPSLNDVPLHYLKPNSLVKFRCLLQDMFDPEFYMGVYETVDPTTKAKMLRCGKYKDVTEYGVDLNSRSTVTAERQTFYCVPIPGENQWAKDGYAQTTSNQGRVVASTSYVPSRQKRSYEEDEEMEVQPQKQKETHAGSQSTADQYGNGDCKRQETEAPSGQAASSSHLDLNFPLPEEKGPSCLVKVYEDWDSFKLNDTLEVYGILSVSPALSALADEKDAFLDPTECMETAEEQRVHSPPASLVPRLHMLYGKRLAHNNPLLPYATLEENGVFFSSTLGEMAAIRAELLSYFTHVLLGDALAAEYLLLHLISTVYTRRDVLPLGKFTVNLSGCPTVSSYTERLYQIIQQLVPSSYYLGMSLQNMNQMQLVPKKDYGANRLVSGALQLAKNTSLFLDETQLEQGQLDTTGVRNVTALGNLISWQKVDYDFNYHQMEFPCNINVLIASEARSLLPSDCHIHLQPQVAPSHMEEYLSSIHIHPQVSSQLNKFRIFLGVARLLDYSISEEVTKAVEDDFVDMRKDDPQSISADDLHRMLVVSRLLSLSLGQTSLSRDSWLRAKNIEMLRRSRMEQHKSVNGNEP is encoded by the exons ATGCCTTCCACTCATGACTGGATTAACGAACCTCTGGGTGTTGTGGAGGGGATGTTCG CTGCTTCCCAGAACGGTCAGAGCTCAGGATGGGAGGCGAAGGCGGTGGAGTTCTTCaaagagcagctgaaggagaaAGAAGCTCAGACTCTG GTCCCATCTCTGAACGACGTCCCTCTGCACTACCTGAAGCCCAACAGCCTGGTGAAGTTTCGCTGTTTACTCCAAGACATGTTTGATCCGGAGTTCTACATGGGAGTGTACGAGACTGTTGATCCGACCACAAAGGCCAAA ATGCTGCGTTGTGGCAAATATAAAGACGTGACAGAATATGGG GTGGACTTAAACTCAAGAAGCACAGTGACTGCAGAGAGACAAACATTCTACTGTGTGCCCATCCCTGGAGAAAATCAGTGGGCCAAGGAC GGGTATGCCCAGACGACGAGTAACCAAGGGAGAGTGGTCGCCTCCACGTCGTACGTGCCGAGCAGACAGAAGAGGAGCTACGAGGAAGATGAAGAAATGGAAGTTCAGCCACAGAAGCAGAAGGAAACACATGCAG GTTCTCAGAGCACAGCAGACCAGTACGGCAATGGCGACTGTAAGCGTCAGGAGACAGAAGCTCCCTCCGGCCAGGCAGCATCCTCCTCCCACCTCGACCTCAACTTCCCCCTCCCGGAGGAGAAAGGCCCCTCCTGCTTAGTCAAG GTGTACGAGGACTGGGACAGCTTCAAACTGAACGACACCCTGGAGGTCTACGGGATCCTGTCGGTCAGTCCTGCTCTCAGTGCTCTGGCGGATGAAAA GGATGCCTTCCTGGACCCCACTGAGTGCATGGAGACGGCGGAGGAGCAGAGGGTCCACAGCCCACCAGCTTCGCTCGTCCCTCGTCTTCACATGCTCTACGGCAAGCGGCTGGCCCACAACAACCCCCTGCTGCCGTACGCCACCCTGGAGGAAAACGGCGTCT ttttCTCGTCGACTCTGGGGGAGATGGCCGCCATCAGGGCGGAGTTGCTCTCATACTTCACTCACGTCCTCCTGGGAGACGCTCTGGCCGCCGAGTATCTCCTGCTGCATCTCATTTCTACCGT GTACACCAGGCGAGACGTTCTGCCGCTGGGCAAGTTCACCGTGAACCTGAGTGGCTGTCCTACCGTCTCCTCCTACACCGAGCGCCTCTATCAGATCATCCAGCAGCTCGTGCCTTCT TCGTACTACCTGGGCATGAGCCTCCAGAACATGAACCAGATGCAGCTGGTGCCTAAGAAGGACTACGGGGCGAACCGGCTTGTGAGTGGAGCTCTGCAGCTGGCTAAAAACACTTCCCTCTTTCTGGATGAAACTCAGCTGGAGCAGGGACAGCTGGACACCACTG GTGTGCGTAATGTGACGGCCCTGGGGAACCTGATCTCGTGGCAGAAGGTTGATTATGACTTTAACTACCACCAGATGGAATTCCCCTGCAATATTAACGTGCTCATCGCGTCAGAGGCCCGCTCGCTGCTGCCG TCTGACTGCCACATACATCTGCAGCCTCAGGTGGCTCCATCCCACATGGAGGAATATCTCAGCAGCATCCACATTCATCCGCAGGTCTCATCACAGCTGAACAAGTTCCGAATCTTTCTGGGCGTGGCTCGCCTCCTCGACTACAGCATTTCAGAGGAAGTGACAAAG GCGGTTGAAGACGACTTCGTTGATATGAGGAAGGATGACCCTCAGAGCATATCTGCTGACGACCTCCACAGGATGCTGGTTGTGTCGAG GCTGCTCTCGCTGAGCCTGGGACAGACCTCTCTGTCCAGAGACAGCTGGCTCAGGGCTAAGAACATCGAGATGCTGCGGAGAAGCCGGATGGAGCAGCACAAGAGCGTCAACGGCAACGAGCCGTGA
- the LOC124859539 gene encoding mini-chromosome maintenance complex-binding protein isoform X2, translating into MPSTHDWINEPLGVVEGMFAASQNGQSSGWEAKAVEFFKEQLKEKEAQTLVPSLNDVPLHYLKPNSLVKFRCLLQDMFDPEFYMGVYETVDPTTKAKMLRCGKYKDVTEYGVDLNSRSTVTAERQTFYCVPIPGENQWAKDGYAQTTSNQGRVVASTSYVPSRQKRSYEEDEEMEVQPQKQKETHAGSQSTADQYGNGDCKRQETEAPSGQAASSSHLDLNFPLPEEKGPSCLVKVYEDWDSFKLNDTLEVYGILSVSPALSALADEKDAFLDPTECMETAEEQRVHSPPASLVPRLHMLYGKRLAHNNPLLPYATLEENGVFFSSTLGEMAAIRAELLSYFTHVLLGDALAAEYLLLHLISTVYTRRDVLPLGKFTVNLSGCPTVSSYTERLYQIIQQLVPSSYYLGMSLQNMNQMQLVPKKDYGANRLVSGALQLAKNTSLFLDETQLEQGQLDTTGVRNVTALGNLISWQKVDYDFNYHQMEFPCNINVLIASEARSLLPYGLGSVRFPDLPHDADTGGCFQPASC; encoded by the exons ATGCCTTCCACTCATGACTGGATTAACGAACCTCTGGGTGTTGTGGAGGGGATGTTCG CTGCTTCCCAGAACGGTCAGAGCTCAGGATGGGAGGCGAAGGCGGTGGAGTTCTTCaaagagcagctgaaggagaaAGAAGCTCAGACTCTG GTCCCATCTCTGAACGACGTCCCTCTGCACTACCTGAAGCCCAACAGCCTGGTGAAGTTTCGCTGTTTACTCCAAGACATGTTTGATCCGGAGTTCTACATGGGAGTGTACGAGACTGTTGATCCGACCACAAAGGCCAAA ATGCTGCGTTGTGGCAAATATAAAGACGTGACAGAATATGGG GTGGACTTAAACTCAAGAAGCACAGTGACTGCAGAGAGACAAACATTCTACTGTGTGCCCATCCCTGGAGAAAATCAGTGGGCCAAGGAC GGGTATGCCCAGACGACGAGTAACCAAGGGAGAGTGGTCGCCTCCACGTCGTACGTGCCGAGCAGACAGAAGAGGAGCTACGAGGAAGATGAAGAAATGGAAGTTCAGCCACAGAAGCAGAAGGAAACACATGCAG GTTCTCAGAGCACAGCAGACCAGTACGGCAATGGCGACTGTAAGCGTCAGGAGACAGAAGCTCCCTCCGGCCAGGCAGCATCCTCCTCCCACCTCGACCTCAACTTCCCCCTCCCGGAGGAGAAAGGCCCCTCCTGCTTAGTCAAG GTGTACGAGGACTGGGACAGCTTCAAACTGAACGACACCCTGGAGGTCTACGGGATCCTGTCGGTCAGTCCTGCTCTCAGTGCTCTGGCGGATGAAAA GGATGCCTTCCTGGACCCCACTGAGTGCATGGAGACGGCGGAGGAGCAGAGGGTCCACAGCCCACCAGCTTCGCTCGTCCCTCGTCTTCACATGCTCTACGGCAAGCGGCTGGCCCACAACAACCCCCTGCTGCCGTACGCCACCCTGGAGGAAAACGGCGTCT ttttCTCGTCGACTCTGGGGGAGATGGCCGCCATCAGGGCGGAGTTGCTCTCATACTTCACTCACGTCCTCCTGGGAGACGCTCTGGCCGCCGAGTATCTCCTGCTGCATCTCATTTCTACCGT GTACACCAGGCGAGACGTTCTGCCGCTGGGCAAGTTCACCGTGAACCTGAGTGGCTGTCCTACCGTCTCCTCCTACACCGAGCGCCTCTATCAGATCATCCAGCAGCTCGTGCCTTCT TCGTACTACCTGGGCATGAGCCTCCAGAACATGAACCAGATGCAGCTGGTGCCTAAGAAGGACTACGGGGCGAACCGGCTTGTGAGTGGAGCTCTGCAGCTGGCTAAAAACACTTCCCTCTTTCTGGATGAAACTCAGCTGGAGCAGGGACAGCTGGACACCACTG GTGTGCGTAATGTGACGGCCCTGGGGAACCTGATCTCGTGGCAGAAGGTTGATTATGACTTTAACTACCACCAGATGGAATTCCCCTGCAATATTAACGTGCTCATCGCGTCAGAGGCCCGCTCGCTGCTGCCG TACGGCCTGGGAAGCGTTAGGTTTCCTGATCTCCCTCATGATGCGGACACTGGAGGTTGTTTCCAGCCTGCGTCATGCTGA
- the LOC124859017 gene encoding SEC23-interacting protein isoform X1, protein MADRKNNNVPNSSANLLFSAAPEFNFNLPFMPVSQATGPAVLSGEDSTDVGEEDSFLGQTSGNAPAASSTFNYFSSAVTTSDPFASIGQSPYPPSAMSAAHTATGPVSVPNSMSMAPTPPPPSAGSQINPPPQVFGGAVYQSPVGRHTPPPTTMTPPPPQMQPLSHNPYRHTPTSSRASPYIPAPEILPPTHTPQQNPYSLSSPPQMSPAPGPSFTPPPTTHVQGPPPPATTAGAVVPAGPMMPYNYNIYEPVQPHWFYCKQVESKSVWFPLSIIDSLQLEETYNSVQPDPENVIVRTDGGRYDVQLYDRIRTAVYWEEEPTEVRRCTWFYKGDNDSRFVPYTEDFSEKLETEYKKAVSTNQWHRRLEFPSGETIVMHNPKVIVQFQPSSMPDEWGTTQDGQTRPRVVKRGIDDDHDEVPDGELPTVDHLVFMVHGIGPVCDLRFRSMIECVDDFRSASLKLLHSHFRKSLDEHAISRVEFLPVQWHTALHGDATGVDRRIKKITLPSTGRLRHFTNETLLDVLFYNSPTYCQTIMDTVALEINRLYALFMTRNPDYRGGISVAGHSLGSLILYDLLSNQKTVSPAPVMPTMPATNGDAKQMMAPQSQADNAIRPPAGEEPPKEDEEEFEDLAAVLQHLGLSEYKSTFDQEKIDIESFLMCTIEDLKEMGIPLGPRKKIGKFVKERVSRQAARQAAQQKKAEVKEDSQAAVPQPAPGDPAGTTMMKPPVGSTVSSVHYNCFEVGTGQVSVIYHSLDFEPMNFFALGSPIGMFLTVRGLEKIDEMYQLPTCKRFFNIYHPLDPVAYRIEPMIVPDLDLKPVLIPHYKGRKRLHLELKESLSRMGSDLKQGFISSLRSAWQTLNEFARAHTSSALQAELAMVANQIEEEEKHVHEEDKILESPEPQREELPEVKIGMLNGGNRIDYVLQEKPIESFNEYLFALQSHLCYWQSEDTALLLLKEIYKTMGTHPEQPTH, encoded by the exons ATGGCAgatagaaaaaataataatgtccCCAACAGCAGTGCAAATTTATTGTTCAGCGCTGCCCCGGAGTTTAACTTCAACCTGCCGTTCATGCCGGTGAGCCAGGCCACCGGGCCTGCGGTGCTGTCAGgag AAGATTCCACTGATGTTGGAGAAGAAGACAGCTTTCTTGGTCAGACCTCTGGCAATGCACCAGCAGCCTCCTCCACATTCAACTACTTCTCCAGTGCCGTCACCACCTCTGACCCATTCGCATCTATAGGCCAGTCACCATATCCCCCATCAGCCATGTCTGCAGCACACACAGCAACCGGACCAGTTTCTGTTCCCAATAGCATGAGCATGGCTCCAACTCCGCCACCACCATCTGCAGGCTCACAAATAAACCCCCCTCCCCAAGTGTTCGGCGGTGCTGTTTACCAAAGCCCAGTAGGGCGTCACACTCCTCCCCCTACCACCATGACACCGCCGCCTCCCCAAATGCAGCCGCTGAGCCACAACCCCTACCGGCACACCCCCACCAGCAGCAGAGCCAGCCCCTACATTCCAGCTCCGGAGATCCTGCCGCCAACAcacacacctcagcagaaccccTACTCTCTCAGCTCACCGCCTCAGATGTCCCCCGCCCCAGGACCTTCCTTTACACCA ccTCCTACCACACATGTTCAGGGGCCTCCACCTCCAGCCACCACAGCTGGAGCTGTTGTTCCTGCAGGTCCAATGATGCCGTACAACTACAACATCTATGAACCAGTTCAGCCTCACTGGTTCTACTGCAAGCAAGTGGAGTCAAAGAGTGTCTGGTTTCCTTTGAGTATTATTGACTCCCTTCAGCTCGAGGAAACGTACAACTCTG TTCAACCAGACCCAGAGAACGTGATCGTACGCACAGACGGAGGGCGCTATGATGTGCAACTTTATGACCGCATCCGCACCGCGGTGTACTGGGAGGAGGAGCCCACAGAGGTCCGACGCTGCACCTGGTTCTACAAAGGCGATAACGACAGTCGTTTTGTTCCGTACACAGAGGATTTCAGCGAAAAGCTGGAG ACGGAATATAAAAAAGCTGTATCTACAAACCAGTGGCATCGGAGACTGGAGTTTCCATCCGGAGAAACGATTGTCATGCACAATCCAAAG GTCATAGTGCAGTTTCAGCCTTCGTCCATGCCAGACGAGTGGGGCACCACTCAGGACGGGCAGACGAGGCCGAGGGTGGTGAAGAGAGGGATTGATGATGACCACGATGAAGTGCCTGATG GTGAGCTTCCCACAGTGGATCATCTGGTGTTCATGGTTCACGGCATCGGTCCTGTTTGCGACCTGAGGTTCAGAAGCATGATTGAGTGCG TGGATGACTTCCGGAGTGCGTCTCTGAAGCTGCTGCACAGTCACTTTAGGAAGTCGCTGGATGAACACGCCATCAGCCGAGTGGAGTTCCTTCCCGTCCAGTGGCACACGGCTTTACATGGAGATGCCACGGGGGTGGACAG gaGGATAAAAAAGATCACCTTACCCAGCACCGGACGTCTGCGTCACTTTACAAATGAGACTCTGCTAGATGTGCTTTTCTACAACAGTCCAACTTACTGCCAGACCATCATGGACACCGTAGCTCTAGAGATTAACCGGCTATATGCCCTGTTTATGACGAGGAACCCCGACTACAGAGGAGGAATATCGGTGGCCGGACACAGCTTGG GATCCCTGATTCTCTACGATCTGCTTTCCAATCAGAAAACTGTCTCTCCTGCACCAGTGATGCCAACCATGCCTGCTACTAATGGAGATGCCAAACAG ATGATGGCTCCTCAGTCCCAGGCAGATAATGCTATTCGTCCTCCTGCTGGGGAGGAGCCGCCCAAGGAGGACGAGGAGGAGTTTGAGGATCTCGCTGCTGTGCTGCAACATCTGGGACTCTCTGAGTACAAGAGCACCTTTGATCAGGAGAAGATTGACATTGAATCTTTT CTCATGTGCACAATTGAGGACTTGAAAGAAATGGGCATCCCGCTGGGTCCACGAAAGAAAATTGGCAAGTTTGTGAAAGAGCGAGTGAGCAGACAG GCTGCACGTCAAGCAGCTCAGCAGAAGAAAGCAGAAGTGAAGGAGGACAGTCAGGCTGCTGTGCCTCAGCCAGCGCCAGGAGATCCCGCTGGTACCACCATGATGAAGCCACCAGTGGGCAGCACTGTGTCTTCTGTCCACTACAACTGCTTTGAAGTTGGAACTGGACAA GTTTCGGTGATCTACCACAGTCTGGACTTTGAGCCGATGAACTTTTTTGCCTTGGGTTCTCCAATCGGCATGTTCCTGACGGTCAGAGGGCTGGAGAAGATTGATGAGATGTACCAGCTGCCCACATGCAAGAGGTTCTTCAACATCTATCACCCG TTGGACCCGGTGGCCTACAGAATCGAGCCCATGATAGTCCCAGACTTGGACCTGAAGCCGGTTTTAATCCCACATTACAAAGGAAGGAAGAGGCTTCATCTTG AGCTGAAGGAGAGTCTCTCCAGAATGGGCTCGGACCTGAAGCAGGGTTTCATCAGCTCCCTGAGGAGCGCCTGGCAGACGCTCAACGAGTTTGCTCGGGCGCACACGTCCTCGGCGCTGCAGGCCGAGCTGGCCATGGTGGCCAATCAGATCGAAGAGGAGGAGAAGCATGTGCACGAGG AGGATAAAATTCTTGAGAGTCCGGAGCCACAAAGAGAAGAGCTGCCGGAGGTGAAGATCGGGATGTTAAACGGAGGGAATCGGATCGACTACGTCCTGCAGGAGAAGCCCATCGAGAGCTTCAACGAGTATCTGTTTGCCCTGCAGAGTCATCTCTGCTACTG GCAGTCTGAAGACACGGCGCTCCTGCTTCTCAAGGAGATCTACAAGACCATGGGGACCCATCCTGAACAGCCGACTCATTAA
- the LOC124859017 gene encoding SEC23-interacting protein isoform X2 yields MADRKNNNVPNSSANLLFSAAPEFNFNLPFMPVSQATGPAVLSGDSTDVGEEDSFLGQTSGNAPAASSTFNYFSSAVTTSDPFASIGQSPYPPSAMSAAHTATGPVSVPNSMSMAPTPPPPSAGSQINPPPQVFGGAVYQSPVGRHTPPPTTMTPPPPQMQPLSHNPYRHTPTSSRASPYIPAPEILPPTHTPQQNPYSLSSPPQMSPAPGPSFTPPPTTHVQGPPPPATTAGAVVPAGPMMPYNYNIYEPVQPHWFYCKQVESKSVWFPLSIIDSLQLEETYNSVQPDPENVIVRTDGGRYDVQLYDRIRTAVYWEEEPTEVRRCTWFYKGDNDSRFVPYTEDFSEKLETEYKKAVSTNQWHRRLEFPSGETIVMHNPKVIVQFQPSSMPDEWGTTQDGQTRPRVVKRGIDDDHDEVPDGELPTVDHLVFMVHGIGPVCDLRFRSMIECVDDFRSASLKLLHSHFRKSLDEHAISRVEFLPVQWHTALHGDATGVDRRIKKITLPSTGRLRHFTNETLLDVLFYNSPTYCQTIMDTVALEINRLYALFMTRNPDYRGGISVAGHSLGSLILYDLLSNQKTVSPAPVMPTMPATNGDAKQMMAPQSQADNAIRPPAGEEPPKEDEEEFEDLAAVLQHLGLSEYKSTFDQEKIDIESFLMCTIEDLKEMGIPLGPRKKIGKFVKERVSRQAARQAAQQKKAEVKEDSQAAVPQPAPGDPAGTTMMKPPVGSTVSSVHYNCFEVGTGQVSVIYHSLDFEPMNFFALGSPIGMFLTVRGLEKIDEMYQLPTCKRFFNIYHPLDPVAYRIEPMIVPDLDLKPVLIPHYKGRKRLHLELKESLSRMGSDLKQGFISSLRSAWQTLNEFARAHTSSALQAELAMVANQIEEEEKHVHEEDKILESPEPQREELPEVKIGMLNGGNRIDYVLQEKPIESFNEYLFALQSHLCYWQSEDTALLLLKEIYKTMGTHPEQPTH; encoded by the exons ATGGCAgatagaaaaaataataatgtccCCAACAGCAGTGCAAATTTATTGTTCAGCGCTGCCCCGGAGTTTAACTTCAACCTGCCGTTCATGCCGGTGAGCCAGGCCACCGGGCCTGCGGTGCTGTCAGgag ATTCCACTGATGTTGGAGAAGAAGACAGCTTTCTTGGTCAGACCTCTGGCAATGCACCAGCAGCCTCCTCCACATTCAACTACTTCTCCAGTGCCGTCACCACCTCTGACCCATTCGCATCTATAGGCCAGTCACCATATCCCCCATCAGCCATGTCTGCAGCACACACAGCAACCGGACCAGTTTCTGTTCCCAATAGCATGAGCATGGCTCCAACTCCGCCACCACCATCTGCAGGCTCACAAATAAACCCCCCTCCCCAAGTGTTCGGCGGTGCTGTTTACCAAAGCCCAGTAGGGCGTCACACTCCTCCCCCTACCACCATGACACCGCCGCCTCCCCAAATGCAGCCGCTGAGCCACAACCCCTACCGGCACACCCCCACCAGCAGCAGAGCCAGCCCCTACATTCCAGCTCCGGAGATCCTGCCGCCAACAcacacacctcagcagaaccccTACTCTCTCAGCTCACCGCCTCAGATGTCCCCCGCCCCAGGACCTTCCTTTACACCA ccTCCTACCACACATGTTCAGGGGCCTCCACCTCCAGCCACCACAGCTGGAGCTGTTGTTCCTGCAGGTCCAATGATGCCGTACAACTACAACATCTATGAACCAGTTCAGCCTCACTGGTTCTACTGCAAGCAAGTGGAGTCAAAGAGTGTCTGGTTTCCTTTGAGTATTATTGACTCCCTTCAGCTCGAGGAAACGTACAACTCTG TTCAACCAGACCCAGAGAACGTGATCGTACGCACAGACGGAGGGCGCTATGATGTGCAACTTTATGACCGCATCCGCACCGCGGTGTACTGGGAGGAGGAGCCCACAGAGGTCCGACGCTGCACCTGGTTCTACAAAGGCGATAACGACAGTCGTTTTGTTCCGTACACAGAGGATTTCAGCGAAAAGCTGGAG ACGGAATATAAAAAAGCTGTATCTACAAACCAGTGGCATCGGAGACTGGAGTTTCCATCCGGAGAAACGATTGTCATGCACAATCCAAAG GTCATAGTGCAGTTTCAGCCTTCGTCCATGCCAGACGAGTGGGGCACCACTCAGGACGGGCAGACGAGGCCGAGGGTGGTGAAGAGAGGGATTGATGATGACCACGATGAAGTGCCTGATG GTGAGCTTCCCACAGTGGATCATCTGGTGTTCATGGTTCACGGCATCGGTCCTGTTTGCGACCTGAGGTTCAGAAGCATGATTGAGTGCG TGGATGACTTCCGGAGTGCGTCTCTGAAGCTGCTGCACAGTCACTTTAGGAAGTCGCTGGATGAACACGCCATCAGCCGAGTGGAGTTCCTTCCCGTCCAGTGGCACACGGCTTTACATGGAGATGCCACGGGGGTGGACAG gaGGATAAAAAAGATCACCTTACCCAGCACCGGACGTCTGCGTCACTTTACAAATGAGACTCTGCTAGATGTGCTTTTCTACAACAGTCCAACTTACTGCCAGACCATCATGGACACCGTAGCTCTAGAGATTAACCGGCTATATGCCCTGTTTATGACGAGGAACCCCGACTACAGAGGAGGAATATCGGTGGCCGGACACAGCTTGG GATCCCTGATTCTCTACGATCTGCTTTCCAATCAGAAAACTGTCTCTCCTGCACCAGTGATGCCAACCATGCCTGCTACTAATGGAGATGCCAAACAG ATGATGGCTCCTCAGTCCCAGGCAGATAATGCTATTCGTCCTCCTGCTGGGGAGGAGCCGCCCAAGGAGGACGAGGAGGAGTTTGAGGATCTCGCTGCTGTGCTGCAACATCTGGGACTCTCTGAGTACAAGAGCACCTTTGATCAGGAGAAGATTGACATTGAATCTTTT CTCATGTGCACAATTGAGGACTTGAAAGAAATGGGCATCCCGCTGGGTCCACGAAAGAAAATTGGCAAGTTTGTGAAAGAGCGAGTGAGCAGACAG GCTGCACGTCAAGCAGCTCAGCAGAAGAAAGCAGAAGTGAAGGAGGACAGTCAGGCTGCTGTGCCTCAGCCAGCGCCAGGAGATCCCGCTGGTACCACCATGATGAAGCCACCAGTGGGCAGCACTGTGTCTTCTGTCCACTACAACTGCTTTGAAGTTGGAACTGGACAA GTTTCGGTGATCTACCACAGTCTGGACTTTGAGCCGATGAACTTTTTTGCCTTGGGTTCTCCAATCGGCATGTTCCTGACGGTCAGAGGGCTGGAGAAGATTGATGAGATGTACCAGCTGCCCACATGCAAGAGGTTCTTCAACATCTATCACCCG TTGGACCCGGTGGCCTACAGAATCGAGCCCATGATAGTCCCAGACTTGGACCTGAAGCCGGTTTTAATCCCACATTACAAAGGAAGGAAGAGGCTTCATCTTG AGCTGAAGGAGAGTCTCTCCAGAATGGGCTCGGACCTGAAGCAGGGTTTCATCAGCTCCCTGAGGAGCGCCTGGCAGACGCTCAACGAGTTTGCTCGGGCGCACACGTCCTCGGCGCTGCAGGCCGAGCTGGCCATGGTGGCCAATCAGATCGAAGAGGAGGAGAAGCATGTGCACGAGG AGGATAAAATTCTTGAGAGTCCGGAGCCACAAAGAGAAGAGCTGCCGGAGGTGAAGATCGGGATGTTAAACGGAGGGAATCGGATCGACTACGTCCTGCAGGAGAAGCCCATCGAGAGCTTCAACGAGTATCTGTTTGCCCTGCAGAGTCATCTCTGCTACTG GCAGTCTGAAGACACGGCGCTCCTGCTTCTCAAGGAGATCTACAAGACCATGGGGACCCATCCTGAACAGCCGACTCATTAA